One genomic region from Natrinema caseinilyticum encodes:
- a CDS encoding lactate racemase domain-containing protein — protein MKIPLGTGTIDVRFPDCDVTVARPPGGEGVDVRTAAERALEDPLGPPLEDRLDPDDEIAIVVTDITRKVPDDVLLDVLLERLEDSGVDREQVTVVIGLGLHRPMADDEIEAMLGPHADLAINHDPDSVVEVGRVGDGVPVEIGDPVATADAVLSTGVVEPHQYAGFSGGAKTVVIGAGSESIIRYTHGPDMLSREGVRLGRIDGNPFRETVDRAGDLAGIDFSLNLTHGPAGVLGVRAGDGRRVVDELATIARAALSVPIDREFDAVICGVGAPKDANLYQATRAATYVALGDRNPVCEGGRLVVPAELPEGAGEGTGERRFYRRLREAADAGSLYETMREGYEPGAQRAFVVARVLRDHDLYVTNSATPDVVDECLMHPANDVTDALEDGTEVLVVPDAMNTLLVDGAR, from the coding sequence ATGAAAATTCCGCTGGGAACGGGCACGATCGACGTGCGATTTCCCGACTGCGACGTGACGGTCGCCAGACCGCCGGGCGGCGAGGGTGTCGACGTTCGCACAGCCGCCGAACGCGCGCTCGAGGACCCGCTCGGTCCGCCGCTCGAAGATCGCCTCGATCCGGACGACGAGATCGCGATCGTCGTCACGGATATCACGCGCAAAGTGCCGGACGACGTCCTGTTGGACGTCCTGCTCGAACGCCTCGAAGACAGCGGGGTCGACCGCGAGCAGGTGACGGTCGTGATCGGACTCGGACTCCATCGGCCGATGGCCGACGACGAGATCGAGGCGATGCTCGGCCCCCACGCCGATCTGGCGATCAATCACGATCCAGACTCGGTCGTCGAAGTCGGACGGGTCGGTGACGGGGTTCCCGTCGAAATCGGCGATCCGGTCGCAACCGCGGACGCCGTCCTCTCGACGGGCGTCGTCGAACCGCACCAGTACGCGGGGTTCAGCGGCGGCGCGAAAACCGTCGTGATCGGCGCCGGCAGCGAATCGATCATCCGCTACACGCACGGCCCCGACATGCTCTCCCGCGAGGGCGTCCGCCTCGGCCGCATCGACGGGAATCCGTTCCGCGAAACGGTCGATCGGGCGGGCGACCTCGCCGGCATCGACTTCTCGCTGAACCTGACCCACGGCCCCGCCGGCGTCCTCGGCGTTCGCGCCGGCGACGGCCGCCGCGTCGTCGACGAACTCGCAACGATCGCTCGCGCCGCGCTCTCGGTTCCCATCGACCGCGAGTTCGACGCGGTGATCTGCGGCGTCGGCGCGCCCAAGGACGCGAACCTCTATCAGGCGACGCGAGCAGCGACCTACGTCGCGCTCGGCGATCGGAATCCGGTGTGCGAGGGCGGCCGACTCGTCGTCCCCGCGGAACTACCCGAGGGAGCCGGAGAGGGAACCGGCGAACGTCGCTTCTACCGCCGTCTGCGCGAGGCGGCCGACGCCGGCTCGCTGTACGAAACGATGCGCGAGGGATACGAACCCGGCGCCCAGCGGGCGTTCGTCGTGGCGCGCGTCCTCCGCGATCACGACCTCTACGTGACGAACAGTGCGACACCGGACGTCGTCGACGAGTGTCTCATGCACCCGGCGAACGACGTCACGGACGCGCTCGAGGACGGCACCGAGGTACTCGTGGTCCCCGACGCGATGAATACGCTCCTCGTCGACGGTGCGCGGTAA
- a CDS encoding phosphatase PAP2 family protein, translated as MRLEDGSATLRNAIPAEYGEFVAVVTELGGTTVLTLLLAVLFWCSDRRRSALVISYAVAGLGLLLSIKTLMALPRPPEDAMLVALEGERDGYGFPSGHAFAATVVYGGLVAAYDRLGDWRAVAGASTLVAAVSLSRVVLGVHYLGDVIVGVALGIAFVIAMNRLTGGDPTNGFTIAVCLSIPAVFIVGGTEDALLGLGGSVGGLVASRRLAALPELRSRLEGGVLVGVGGSFVAVVRELESVVAPVDPLLVVL; from the coding sequence ATGCGACTCGAGGACGGAAGTGCAACACTTCGGAACGCCATCCCGGCGGAGTACGGCGAATTCGTCGCAGTCGTCACCGAACTCGGCGGGACGACGGTTCTCACGCTCCTCCTCGCGGTATTGTTCTGGTGCTCGGATCGACGCCGGAGCGCCCTCGTGATCAGCTATGCGGTGGCCGGGCTCGGGCTCTTGCTGTCGATCAAAACGCTGATGGCCCTCCCGCGACCGCCGGAAGACGCGATGCTCGTGGCACTCGAGGGCGAACGCGACGGGTACGGTTTTCCGAGCGGTCACGCGTTCGCGGCGACGGTCGTCTACGGTGGCCTCGTCGCGGCGTACGACCGCCTGGGCGACTGGCGGGCCGTCGCCGGGGCGAGCACGCTCGTCGCCGCCGTCTCGCTCTCTCGAGTCGTCCTCGGGGTTCACTACCTGGGCGATGTGATCGTCGGCGTCGCGCTCGGAATCGCGTTCGTGATCGCGATGAATCGACTCACGGGCGGCGATCCGACGAACGGGTTCACGATCGCGGTCTGCCTCTCGATCCCCGCTGTCTTCATCGTCGGTGGCACCGAGGACGCGCTGCTCGGCCTCGGTGGCTCGGTCGGCGGCCTCGTCGCCTCGCGCCGGCTCGCAGCGCTTCCGGAACTGCGCTCCCGACTCGAGGGGGGTGTCCTCGTCGGCGTCGGCGGGTCGTTCGTCGCCGTTGTCCGCGAACTCGAATCCGTCGTCGCGCCGGTCGACCCGCTGCTCGTCGTCCTCTAG